A window of Cloacibacillus sp. genomic DNA:
CGGTATAGAGCTTATAAGCGGCGCGGACGGCGCCACAGACGCCGCCGTTGAGGCCTTTTTAACGGGCGCTCTGACGGACGACCCCGCCGCGGAATGCACGCACCACCACGGCGAAGCCCATGAAGGCTGCGCGCACCATCACGAAGAACCGGCGGGAACCTGCCGCGGCTGCGGAAACGGCGGCGCCCACGGCTGTCACTAGAGGCAAAATACAACCCGTCACCCCGCAGCGCTTTAATGCGAGGGAACAGATTATTCTATTTGGTTTCTTGCTTAAGCGGAATGATGAGTGTGTCATTCCGCTTATTGCTTGCAAGGGCCGTCTTGCCGCCACGCAGCGCTTCCATGCGTAGTCCGCTGCTTTGGTTTGCAGCCGTTATTTTGCGCAGGTGCATTTGATGTTGCCTGCAATGATTTCCTTCCAGTCGCCGATCACGTCGTGCGTCCAGCAGTCGTCGGCTCCCGCCGCCTCCCGCATTGTAAGCGCGAAAATGTAGCTCAGTTCTTCTACAGTCGCTCCGGCCTCAAGCGCGCCCTTGAAATGTTTCAGCACGCACGGTTTGCTGCGTCCCTTTATAGAGAGGG
This region includes:
- a CDS encoding carboxymuconolactone decarboxylase family protein → MRMLEEFFPEFTQKLDEIDAVYKAKMPINEKTYQFICFALSIKGRSKPCVLKHFKGALEAGATVEELSYIFALTMREAAGADDCWTHDVIGDWKEIIAGNIKCTCAK